The Fusarium falciforme chromosome 7, complete sequence genome window below encodes:
- a CDS encoding uncharacterized protein (Related to aromatic aminotransferase Aro8), whose protein sequence is MAQRLTLDDLALIRGQSQPLAGGIAPTTSSAFFKTQQNSEKPRARDFCHRLNIESQSRAAATLKAAGSELTSGVLSLATGRPSPEYFPLLDISFKFIQASELGKQLPCNKELKRNSCHGNRDLSAELPAALSYGYAGGSEALVRFLTEHVEAVHRPPYSNWEVYLNVGSTSAIEHALRMFCTRGDHILVEEYTYSGTLEVMRPLGLRAATVAMDSQGISAQDLDSVLSSWDEGERRSAKPFLLYTIPTGHNPTGVTQTIQRRKEIYAIAEKHDLLIIEDDPYFYLQFSAQGNVESTDKVQPPHNVSELDAYLQSLLPSYLSLDVSGRVIRLDSTSKTLGPGLRCSWMTSNSDIASKILNHYDVGVVCPSGLSQLAMSHLLDDIWGHGGFAQWLIYLRDQYQHRRDRLVEACTKHLPLDKGFDEGMFLRVTFASTSLEELDVAIQRMGDALREEFTK, encoded by the exons atGGCTCAAAGATTGACGCTGGACGATTTAGCCCTCATTCGAGGGCAATCGCAGCCGTTGGCTGGCGGCATTGCTCCCACCACTTCGTCGGCTTTCTTCAAGACACAACAAAACTCTGAGAAACCCAGAGCAAGAGACTTTTGTCACCGTCTTAACATCGAAAGCCAGTCACGAGCGGCCGCCACGCTCAAGGCCGCAGGTTCCGAGCTGACTAGCGGAGTCCTTAGCTTGGCAACCGGAAGACCATCCCCAGAATACTTTCCGCTCCTCGACATATCTTTCAAATTCATCCAGGCCAGTGAGCTTGGCAAACAACTGCCCTGCAACAAGGAACTGAAAAGAAACAGTTGCCATGGAAATCGCGACTTGTCGGCTGAGCTTCCTGCCGCATTGTCCTACGGGTATGCTGGAGGAAGCGAAGCCCTTGTTCGATTTTTGACAGAGCACGTCGAAGCTGTGCACCGGCCACCGTACTCAAACTGGGAGGTGTATTTGAACGTGGGGAGCACATCGGCCATTGAGCATGCACTCCGAATGTTCTGTACCAGGGGGGACCACATCTTAGTGGAGGAGTACACGTACTCTGGCACCCTCGAGGTTATGAGGCCGCTGGGTCTCCGGGCTGCAACAGTGGCAATGGACAGCCAAGGCATATCAGCCCAAGATCTTGATTCGGTTCTTTCTAGCTGGGATGAGGGCGAACGTCGTTCAGCAAAGCCTTTTCTGCTCTACACGATTCCGACTGGTCACAATCCAACCGGAGTCACGCAGACCATTCAACGGCGCAAGGAAATCTACGCCATTGCCGAAAAGCACGATCTCCTGATCATCGAGGATGACCCTTATTTCTATTTGCAGTTTTCGGCTCAGGGGAACGTCGAGTCAACAGACAAGGTCCAGCCACCACACAATGTGTCGGAACTGGACGCCTATCTCCAGAGTCTCCTGCCTTCGTATCTCTCGTTGGATGTGTCAGGCCGCGTGATACGTTTGGACTCGACGTCAAAGACCCTTGGGCCAGGTCTTCGCTGCAGTTGGATGACGAGTAACTCTGACATTGCTTCCAAAATTCTGAATCATTATGACGTGGGGGTCGTTTGCCCGAGCGGCTTGTCGCAACTGGCGATGAGTCACCTCCTGGATGATATATGGGGACATGGCGGTTTCGCCCAGTGGCTGATCTACTTGCGTGATCAGTACCAGCATCGTCGAGACAGGCTTGTGGAAGCGTGCACAAAGCACCTCCCCTTGGAT AAGGGCTTTGATGAAGG CATGTTCCTGAGGGTAACATTTGCGTCTACATCACTTGAGGAACTAGATGTAGCTATACAGAGGATGGGAGACGCCCTGAGAGAGGAGTTTACCAAGTAG
- a CDS encoding Zn(2)-C6 fungal-type domain-containing protein, with protein MPAKQPHGDTPTSELPQALWDELSRYYMDHIARLMVWIDTDKNLYRHYIIPMASESPVLRLAISAVAGLHWNATGLSQKISLPESIRDEAIMGITASVKGILEQTAQLTLKDAQWMLASMLVLSCCEMIKAGAEAADWHRRAARRLVGVINTMEWCKDRLISFLVNQLAIYDILSCTTSFDLSNVQEAILPVTSKESPLFSKILLLIHSITLDHRRYRQNKAASKVLLTLRMDIELARGETLMVTGTLGIQDPSERRDFVRLVDLYCKATYLYAHRVLNQHGITPERHILEDMFSVLDATEEPERICHNLVWPLFIMGTECHGDAERQGYITEQFEAIHRVTGFNHYQELVEFLLSVWAGESSDWQTKASERESMALRILAV; from the coding sequence ATGCCGGCCAAGCAGCCCCATGGCGACACTCCGACATCTGAGCTTCCCCAAGCCTTGTGGGATGAGTTAAGCCGCTATTACATGGACCACATCGCTCGGCTCATGGTGTGGATTGATACAGACAAGAATTTGTATCGACACTACATTATCCCGATGGCCTCCGAATCGCCAGTCCTTCGATTGGCCATTTCTGCAGTCGCTGGCCTGCACTGGAATGCCACCGGGCTCTCTCAGAAAATCTCTCTTCCAGAGTCGATACGCGATGAGGCCATAATGGGCATCACTGCATCCGTCAAGGGTATCCTTGAGCAAACTGCTCAGCTGACCCTCAAGGATGCTCAATGGATGCTCGCATCCATGCTGGTGCTTTCTTGCTGCGAAATGATCAAAGCTGGAGCTGAGGCAGCCGACTGGCATCGCAGAGCTGCACGAAGATTGGTTGGCGTCATCAATACCATGGAGTGGTGCAAAGACAGACTGATATCCTTTCTCGTCAACCAGCTTGCAATCTACGACATTCTATCTTGTACCACCTCATTCGACCTGTCCAATGTCCAGGAAGCGATACTTCCAGTAACCTCAAAGGAAAGCCCTCTGTTCTCGAAAATTTTGCTTCTCATCCACAGCATCACGTTGGATCATCGACGGTATCGCCAGAACAAGGCTGCCAGTAAGGTTCTGCTTACTTTAAGGATGGATATTGAACTCGCCCGAGGCGAGACGCTTATGGTGACCGGTACTTTAGGCATTCAAGACCCGTCTGAACGGCGAGACTTCGTCCGGCTTGTCGATCTGTACTGCAAAGCGACGTATCTTTATGCGCATCGAGTCCTGAACCAACACGGCATCACCCCTGAACGCCATATCCTGGAAGACATGTTTTCTGTCCTAGATGCGACGGAAGAACCCGAGCGAATATGCCACAACCTTGTCTGGCCTTTATTCATCATGGGAACAGAATGCCACGGTGATGCAGAGAGACAGGGATATATCACCGAGCAGTTCGAAGCTATTCATAGAGTGACCGGGTTCAACCATTATCAAGAACTGGTGGAGTTTCTCCTATCGGTCTGGGCAGGGGAAAGCTCTGACTGGCAAACCAAAGCAAGTGAGCGAGAGTCGATGGCTTTGCGCATCCTGGCTGTCTGA